In Paenibacillus sonchi, the genomic stretch AAGCGGACTTTTAAGCCGTAGCCGGGCAAAAGGGATGGCGCCGCCGCCGGCAGGCCGCCGGGCGTGGAACAACGGCAGAAATGCCGTTGTTAGCTCCGCCGCGAGCTGCAGGGCGTGAAACAACGGCAAAAGTGCCGTTGTTGGCTCCGTCGCGAGCCGTCGGGCGTGAAACAACGGCAAAAATGCCGTTGTTGACTCCGTCGCGAGCTGCAGGGCGTGAAACAACGGCAAAAATGCCGTTGTAGGTGCCGTTGCGAGCCGTCAGGCTTGAAACAACAGCAGAAATGCCGTTGTTGGCTCCGCCGGGGCCGCCGGGCGTGAAACAACGGCAAAAATGCCGTTGTTGACCCCGCCGCCCGCCCTGCGGCCCCCGCCCAGGCCCGCCGCTGGCAGCAAACAGGCTGTCCCCTGAAGCAGATATTCTGCGGAGAGGACAGCCTGTTTTTCCAGACACTATAATGTGTAGAGTGTATGTACCCTCTGTCAGCCGAACGAGGTCATCACACTTTGTGTTACGATCTCCTTCAGTTCAGCCTTTTGCGCGGCATATTGTTGGGGGGTAATGCTGCCGCTTGCGAGGCGCTGATCCAACTGCTCTGTGAGCTGGCTCACCTGCAAATCAATGACGCTTGCAATATTCCCGCCGCTCTCTTCGGCGATATCCATTAGAGATTTGCCGTCATACAGCGCATCATACAGTTCCTCATCGGAGGACTGATTCAATGCTTTCAATAAATCATCTTTATCGGCTACACTGGTAGCAGACCATTTGGCGACTGGACTCGCATTGACGGCGGGCTTGCCCCAGGCAGTCCCTCCAAAGGAGATGGCTACAATCATTGTCCCGACAATCATCACTCGTTTAATATTCATCACTCATCCTCTTTTCGAATTATATTATATCGGTCAGGGTCATTAGTTACGGCAGTTAGGAGCTTTAGGCTTAATTTCATTCTAACCGGCAAAGCTGAGGTTAAGCTTAACGGTTCTTTAAGATAACCTAAAGAATAACTCTCTCCCCGCTACTACGTTTATGATCAGGAGAAGGGCTCAACTATTTTTAGCCAACGGGAACTTTTCAGCGCTAGGTACGTCTGGAATGTACGGCTTTCCGGTATGATTTTTATCAAGAACAAGCAGGGTAAAAGGCTCTTGGGGCCATAGATTAACTTGGGGAGCATGAGTTCACCGGTGATTCTCTGGGCCATGAAATAAATAACCGCAAGCGGAAGAGGTGAACCTCAAATGACCAAAAAAGTGCTGGTAGTTGATGATGAGCCGGGGATTGTAAATGCGATTGCCTACGCCCTCCGGCGTGAAGGCTATGAGGTGGATACCGCCGGGGACGGCGAGGAGGCGCTTGCCAAAGCGCAGGTTTTTCATCCGAATGTGATGGTGCTGGATGTGATGATGCCGAAGCTGAATGGCTATGATGTGTGCCGCAAGCTGGAGGACCGTGATGACATCGGAATCATACTGCTTACCGTCAAAAATGACATCGTTGATAAAATCGTCGGCCTGGAGCTGGGCGCGGACGATTACATGACCAAGCCGTTTGAGATCCGCGAGCTGCTGGCCCGGGTGAAGGCGCTGCTGCGCAGGCTGGACAAGAATACGGCCGAGGTCAAAAGCGAGCTGATCGAATACGGTGCGCTGCGGGTTCACGCAGAACGGCGGTCCGTCCAGCTTGGGGAGGAGCAATTGGACCTGACACCGAAGGAATTCGACCTGCTGCTCCTGCTGCTCTCCCATCCGCAGCGTGTCTATATGCGCGAAGAGCTGCTGGATCAGGTCTGGGAGATGGACTATGCCGGAGGTACCCGCACGGTGGATATCCACATCCAGCGGCTGCGCAAAAAGCTGGGCGAGCCCTACCAGAATATCCTCCAGACCGTCTATGGGGTCGGCTATAAGGCCGTTCCGGCGGGCAGCTTCGCATGAGGATCAGCATCAAGCTGAAATTCAGCCTGTTCCTGGCGGTGTTGCTTATTTTATCGGTTGGCATTTTGAGCTATTTTGTGCTGCGCGGAGTCGGGCTGAACCAGCAGGCACAGATCGAGGGCCTACTTGCCCAGCATGTCAAAACAGTCAATTTGCGGGTTAAACAGACGTATTATACCGGCACCCGCCTTACACCGCAGGCCTTCATGCAGCAGCGCGGGAAAGCGCTGGCCGCAGAGCTGGCCGGATTCACCGGGCTGCAGGTGACGCTGTACGACACCAAAGGACAGCAGGTAGGGACATCCCTGCAGAGGGAAGGACCGGCGGCAGGGAATCCTGCTGATGCACTGGCCTATGCGCTGCAGAACAAAATCGCCTACCAGAGCTCAGGCGATACCCTGCTCTATCTGGCCCCGCTGCAAGGGCCGGAGCAGCAGATGGGGGTAGTGCAGCTGGAGTATCCGCTGCAGGATGCCCGGAGCTTTCAGCGGACGCTGCTGAATCTCTTCCTGACCACAGGCGCCGCTGTCCTGGTCCTGAGCTTCATTGGCGGCTACCTGTATTTCAACAAGGCCGCCGCGGCGATCGGGCGGCTGAAGAAGGCGGCGGAATCGATCCGCCGCGCCGAATACATCTCTGCTCCGCCAGTGAAGCGGAAGGATGAGCTGGGCGAGCTGGCCGAAGGCATCTACTTCATGAGCCGGGAGATCGACAGCAGCATTGCCGCGAAGGATGAGGAGCAGCGCAAGCTGCAGCTCGCTGTGCAGAAGCTGCAGGCGCTGGAGCAGCAGCAGAAGCAGTACATCGGCAATATCAGCCATGAATTTAAGACGCCGCTGACTTCGATCAAGGCTTATGTCGACCTCTTGAATATGTACGATGATGATCCCAAGCTGCTGTCCGACGCTAAGCTCAGCATTGCCAAGGAGACCCAGCGGCTCTATGAAATGGTGGAGAAGGTGCTGCAGCTGACGGCGCTGGAAAAATATGATTTTGAGTCCCAGGCCGAGCTGCTGGAGGTAGCGGACGTACTGCAGGATATCTGCAGCCGCATGAAGGGCAAGGCGGAGCGGTATGGGTTGAAGATTACACTGGA encodes the following:
- a CDS encoding SHOCT domain-containing protein produces the protein MNIKRVMIVGTMIVAISFGGTAWGKPAVNASPVAKWSATSVADKDDLLKALNQSSDEELYDALYDGKSLMDIAEESGGNIASVIDLQVSQLTEQLDQRLASGSITPQQYAAQKAELKEIVTQSVMTSFG
- a CDS encoding response regulator transcription factor, producing MTKKVLVVDDEPGIVNAIAYALRREGYEVDTAGDGEEALAKAQVFHPNVMVLDVMMPKLNGYDVCRKLEDRDDIGIILLTVKNDIVDKIVGLELGADDYMTKPFEIRELLARVKALLRRLDKNTAEVKSELIEYGALRVHAERRSVQLGEEQLDLTPKEFDLLLLLLSHPQRVYMREELLDQVWEMDYAGGTRTVDIHIQRLRKKLGEPYQNILQTVYGVGYKAVPAGSFA
- a CDS encoding sensor histidine kinase; the encoded protein is MRISIKLKFSLFLAVLLILSVGILSYFVLRGVGLNQQAQIEGLLAQHVKTVNLRVKQTYYTGTRLTPQAFMQQRGKALAAELAGFTGLQVTLYDTKGQQVGTSLQREGPAAGNPADALAYALQNKIAYQSSGDTLLYLAPLQGPEQQMGVVQLEYPLQDARSFQRTLLNLFLTTGAAVLVLSFIGGYLYFNKAAAAIGRLKKAAESIRRAEYISAPPVKRKDELGELAEGIYFMSREIDSSIAAKDEEQRKLQLAVQKLQALEQQQKQYIGNISHEFKTPLTSIKAYVDLLNMYDDDPKLLSDAKLSIAKETQRLYEMVEKVLQLTALEKYDFESQAELLEVADVLQDICSRMKGKAERYGLKITLDAEPAHIWIDKESFMHIFINLLDNAIKYNVLQGTVHLHGRVRDHRVWITVRDSGIGIPAASRDKIFEPFYTVNRDRSRQSGGTGLGLSLVRNLVEKQNGTIELLEPDGEGTAFQLSFPVMS